Proteins encoded in a region of the Pseudomonas sp. PDNC002 genome:
- a CDS encoding ATP-binding protein yields the protein MNLRQRLEDLPVGQKVLAALLVLLATVLLVANLAFISAAYWISQDSVAPQALQTIGRLIANPALSEPALASPTQAQVLLRQLDDYQPLRAAALYDSNGERIAQTPSNGPIALPERLDHLERWRQHEYRLNALFELPQPGRNSGYLLLVASSELPGAFYTGTLTASLVILAVSVLLWLLIAQQIRRLITRPIRSLEELSRQVTREENYALRAERGNADEIGRLADAFNTMLTRIDAREQQLKRARDDAQEAVEQAQSLAEETRRSNRKLELEVQVRSKIEKKLTGFQHYLNSIIDSMPSALIAVDEQLYVTQWNQEASRLSGTSLDDAVNQPVFLAFPSLKPFLPQLTRAAEQHKVERVERVTWALTDAPRHYALTFYPLMGGTGRGAVIRIDDITDRLGMEEMMVQSEKMLSVGGLAAGMAHEINNPLGAILHNVQNIRRRLSPELPKNLEVAGEVGVRLDDLNHYLEAREIPKLMDGIQYAGSRAAKIVTHMLSFSRRSHRQMAACELPALLEQAVEIAGNDFDLTGGFDFKSLEIVHEYDPRLGPVPVIANEIEQVLLNLLKNGAQAIHLRDDEEEGEYGRITLRTRLNPPWAEIHVEDNGCGMPENVRKRIFEPFFTTKEVGQGTGLGLSVSYFIVTNNHKGQMEVQSELGVGTCFTIRLPLAAEIPPPLPLLARDDKEH from the coding sequence ATGAACCTGCGCCAGCGCCTGGAAGACCTGCCGGTCGGCCAGAAGGTCCTCGCCGCCCTGCTGGTGCTGCTGGCCACCGTCCTGCTGGTGGCCAATCTCGCCTTCATCAGCGCGGCCTACTGGATCTCCCAGGACAGCGTGGCGCCCCAGGCCCTGCAGACCATTGGCCGGCTGATCGCCAACCCGGCGCTCAGCGAGCCGGCGTTGGCTTCGCCGACCCAGGCCCAGGTCCTGCTGCGCCAACTGGACGATTACCAACCCCTGCGCGCCGCCGCGCTCTACGACAGCAACGGCGAGCGCATCGCGCAGACGCCCAGCAACGGCCCCATCGCGCTGCCTGAGCGCCTGGATCACCTGGAACGCTGGCGCCAGCACGAATACCGCCTCAATGCGCTGTTCGAACTGCCGCAACCCGGCCGCAACAGTGGCTACCTGCTGCTGGTGGCCAGCAGCGAACTGCCCGGCGCCTTCTACACCGGCACCCTGACCGCCAGCCTGGTGATCCTCGCCGTCTCCGTGCTGCTCTGGCTGCTCATCGCCCAGCAGATCCGCCGGCTGATCACCCGGCCGATTCGCAGCCTGGAAGAACTGTCGCGCCAGGTCACCCGCGAGGAGAACTACGCCCTGCGCGCCGAGCGTGGCAATGCCGACGAAATCGGACGCCTGGCAGACGCCTTCAACACCATGCTGACCCGCATCGACGCCCGCGAGCAGCAGCTCAAGCGCGCCCGCGACGACGCCCAGGAAGCCGTCGAGCAAGCCCAGTCGCTGGCCGAAGAAACCCGCCGCTCGAACCGCAAGCTGGAGCTGGAAGTCCAGGTACGCAGCAAGATCGAGAAGAAACTCACCGGCTTCCAGCATTACCTCAACAGCATCATCGACTCCATGCCCTCGGCGCTGATCGCCGTCGACGAGCAGCTCTACGTCACCCAGTGGAACCAGGAAGCCAGCCGGCTATCCGGCACCAGCCTGGACGATGCGGTGAACCAGCCGGTGTTCCTCGCCTTCCCGTCGCTCAAACCCTTCCTGCCGCAGCTCACCCGCGCGGCCGAGCAGCACAAGGTGGAGCGTGTCGAGCGCGTCACCTGGGCGCTGACCGACGCCCCGCGCCACTACGCGCTGACCTTCTACCCACTGATGGGCGGCACCGGCCGTGGTGCGGTGATCCGTATCGACGACATCACCGACCGCCTGGGCATGGAAGAGATGATGGTGCAGTCGGAGAAGATGCTCTCCGTCGGCGGCCTCGCCGCCGGCATGGCTCACGAGATCAACAACCCGCTGGGGGCCATCCTGCACAACGTGCAGAACATCCGCCGGCGCCTATCGCCGGAGTTGCCGAAGAACCTGGAGGTCGCCGGTGAGGTGGGCGTGCGCCTGGACGACCTCAACCACTACCTGGAAGCGCGGGAGATACCCAAGCTGATGGATGGCATCCAGTACGCCGGCTCCCGCGCCGCGAAGATCGTCACCCACATGCTCTCCTTCAGCCGCCGCAGCCACCGGCAGATGGCCGCCTGCGAGCTGCCAGCGCTGTTGGAGCAAGCCGTGGAGATTGCCGGCAACGACTTCGACCTCACCGGCGGCTTCGACTTCAAGTCGCTGGAGATCGTCCACGAGTACGACCCGCGCCTCGGCCCGGTGCCCGTGATCGCCAACGAAATCGAACAGGTGCTGCTCAACCTGCTGAAGAACGGCGCCCAGGCCATCCACCTGCGCGACGACGAAGAGGAAGGCGAGTACGGCCGCATCACCCTGCGCACCCGGCTCAATCCGCCCTGGGCGGAAATCCACGTGGAAGACAACGGCTGCGGCATGCCGGAGAACGTGCGCAAGCGCATCTTCGAGCCTTTCTTCACCACCAAGGAAGTCGGCCAGGGCACAGGGCTGGGCCTGTCGGTCTCCTACTTCATCGTCACCAACAACCACAAGGGGCAGATGGAGGTGCAGTCCGAGCTGGGTGTCGGCACCTGCTTCACCATCCGCCTGCCGCTGGCCGCCGAAATTCCCCCGCCGCTGCCGCTGCTGGCGCGCGACGACAAGGAGCATTGA
- the argJ gene encoding bifunctional glutamate N-acetyltransferase/amino-acid acetyltransferase ArgJ: MAVGLGPMSTLHPVPGFELGIASAGIKRPGRKDIVVMRCAEGSTVAGVFTTNAFCAAPVILARKRFLGPVRYLLTNTGNANAGTGESGLANATRTCAKLAELAGVPENAVLPYSTGVIGEPLPVEKIEAALPAALANLSVDNWADAAAGIMTTDTLPKGASRQFEHDGVTITVTGISKGAGMIKPNMATMLGYIATDAKVAQGVLQDLLRDASNKSFNRITIDGDTSTNDCCMLVATGQAALPEITAASGALFAALKQAVLEVSMELAQAIVRDGEGATKFVTVQVNGGATHQECLDVGYAVSHSPLIKTALFASDPNWGRILAAVGRAGVPDLDVSLIDVYLDDVAIASRGGRAASYTEDQGAKVMAQEEITIRIDLGRGTCSETIWTTDLSHEYVKINAEYRT; encoded by the coding sequence ATGGCTGTTGGTCTCGGCCCCATGTCCACCCTGCATCCGGTCCCCGGTTTCGAACTCGGCATTGCGTCCGCCGGCATCAAGCGACCTGGCCGCAAGGACATCGTGGTAATGCGCTGCGCCGAAGGTTCCACCGTCGCCGGTGTGTTCACCACCAACGCCTTCTGTGCCGCCCCCGTGATCCTGGCGCGCAAGCGCTTCCTGGGCCCGGTGCGCTACCTGCTGACCAACACCGGTAACGCCAACGCTGGTACCGGCGAGTCGGGTCTGGCCAACGCCACCCGTACCTGCGCCAAGCTGGCTGAGCTGGCCGGCGTCCCGGAAAACGCCGTACTGCCGTACTCCACCGGCGTGATCGGCGAGCCGCTGCCGGTCGAGAAGATCGAAGCCGCGCTCCCCGCCGCGCTGGCCAACCTGTCTGTGGATAACTGGGCCGACGCCGCTGCCGGGATCATGACCACCGACACCCTGCCCAAGGGCGCGAGCCGCCAGTTCGAGCATGATGGCGTGACCATCACCGTCACTGGCATCAGCAAGGGCGCGGGCATGATCAAGCCGAACATGGCCACCATGCTCGGCTACATCGCCACCGACGCCAAGGTCGCCCAGGGCGTGCTGCAGGACCTGCTGCGCGACGCCTCGAACAAGTCCTTCAACCGCATCACCATCGACGGCGATACCTCCACCAACGACTGCTGCATGCTGGTCGCCACCGGCCAGGCCGCGCTGCCGGAAATCACCGCCGCCTCCGGTGCACTGTTCGCCGCGCTGAAGCAGGCCGTGCTGGAAGTGTCCATGGAGCTGGCCCAGGCCATCGTCCGTGACGGCGAAGGCGCCACCAAGTTCGTCACCGTGCAGGTGAACGGCGGCGCGACTCACCAGGAGTGCCTGGATGTCGGCTACGCCGTGTCCCACTCGCCGCTGATCAAGACCGCGCTGTTCGCGTCTGACCCGAACTGGGGCCGCATCCTCGCCGCCGTCGGTCGTGCCGGCGTGCCGGACCTCGACGTCAGCCTGATCGACGTGTACCTGGACGATGTCGCCATCGCCAGCCGCGGTGGCCGCGCCGCCAGCTATACCGAGGACCAGGGCGCGAAGGTCATGGCCCAGGAAGAGATCACTATCCGTATCGATCTCGGCCGCGGCACCTGCAGCGAGACCATCTGGACCACCGACCTGTCCCACGAGTACGTGAAGATCAACGCGGAATACCGCACCTGA
- a CDS encoding putative 2-dehydropantoate 2-reductase yields MTWYILGAGSLGCLWAARLSRAGLPVRLLLRDRQRLNAYRALGGITLIEDGRESLYPIPAETAAQGAPIQRLLLACKAYDAESAAASVAARLAPGAELLLLQNGLGSQQAVSAHLPRARCLYASSTEGAFRASDFRVVFAGAGQTWLGDELGGPAPDWLADLRQAEIPAQWSDDILERLWRKVALNCAINPLTVLHQCRNGELASHPAEVAGLCDELGQVLHAAGYPLAARELQGDVERVIAATAANFSSMYQDVAKGRRSEIAYLLGHACAEGDRLRLPLPRLRALHERLRAYLVARGLPDT; encoded by the coding sequence ATGACCTGGTACATCCTCGGCGCCGGCAGCCTCGGCTGCCTGTGGGCCGCCCGCCTGTCCCGCGCCGGCCTGCCCGTCCGCCTGCTGCTGCGCGACCGCCAGCGCCTCAACGCCTATCGCGCACTCGGCGGCATCACGCTGATAGAGGACGGTCGCGAAAGCCTCTACCCGATCCCCGCGGAAACCGCCGCCCAGGGCGCACCGATCCAGCGCCTGCTGCTGGCCTGCAAGGCCTATGACGCCGAGTCCGCCGCCGCCAGCGTGGCCGCGCGCCTGGCCCCCGGCGCCGAGTTGCTCCTGCTGCAGAACGGCCTCGGTAGCCAGCAGGCGGTCAGCGCGCACCTGCCCCGGGCACGCTGCCTGTACGCTTCCAGCACCGAAGGCGCGTTTCGCGCCTCCGACTTCCGGGTGGTCTTCGCAGGCGCCGGTCAGACCTGGCTGGGCGACGAGCTCGGTGGCCCCGCGCCGGACTGGCTCGCGGACCTGCGACAGGCGGAGATCCCCGCGCAATGGAGCGATGACATCCTCGAGCGCCTGTGGCGCAAGGTCGCGCTGAACTGCGCGATCAATCCGCTGACCGTCCTGCACCAGTGCCGTAACGGCGAGCTGGCCAGCCATCCGGCCGAAGTCGCCGGACTCTGCGACGAACTGGGCCAAGTGCTCCACGCCGCCGGCTATCCGCTCGCCGCGCGGGAACTGCAAGGCGATGTGGAACGGGTGATCGCCGCCACCGCCGCGAATTTCTCCTCGATGTACCAGGACGTGGCCAAGGGACGCCGCAGCGAGATTGCCTATCTGCTGGGCCACGCCTGCGCCGAAGGCGATCGCCTGCGTCTGCCGCTGCCGCGGTTGCGCGCCCTGCATGAACGCCTGCGTGCCTACCTGGTGGCGCGCGGATTGCCCGACACCTGA
- a CDS encoding mechanosensitive ion channel family protein, with the protein MDMNYEQIMNSAEAWTPVVLAYLGNAVLALLTLLIGWWVINLFTRRVGGVLSTKHVDKTLQSFIGSMVNIILKILLMVSVASMIGIQTTSFVAAIGAAGLAIGLALQGSLSNFAGGVLILLFRPFKIGDWIEAQGVAGTVDTIMIFHTVLRTGDNRTVIVPNGALSNGIITNTSSQATRQVTFDVKLAYDADLDGARAILKELAEDPRVLKQPAPVVVVAGLGENSVTLSLRLWTANSDYWAVTFMLNEQVRSRLLDHSIDLAPSKVVRVVKGEEDAVLAD; encoded by the coding sequence ATGGATATGAATTACGAGCAGATCATGAACAGCGCGGAGGCCTGGACGCCGGTCGTCCTGGCCTACCTGGGCAATGCCGTGCTGGCGCTGTTGACCCTGCTGATCGGCTGGTGGGTGATCAATCTGTTTACCCGTCGCGTCGGCGGCGTGCTGTCCACCAAGCATGTGGACAAGACGCTGCAGAGCTTCATCGGCAGCATGGTGAACATCATCCTGAAGATCCTGCTGATGGTCAGCGTGGCGTCGATGATCGGCATCCAGACCACCAGCTTCGTCGCTGCCATTGGTGCCGCCGGCCTGGCCATCGGCCTGGCGTTGCAGGGCAGCCTGTCGAACTTCGCCGGCGGGGTGCTGATCCTGCTGTTCCGCCCGTTCAAGATCGGTGATTGGATCGAGGCGCAGGGCGTGGCCGGCACCGTCGACACCATCATGATTTTCCACACCGTGCTGCGTACCGGCGATAACCGCACCGTGATCGTGCCCAACGGCGCGCTGTCCAACGGCATCATCACCAACACCTCCAGCCAGGCGACCCGCCAGGTGACCTTCGACGTGAAGCTGGCCTACGACGCCGACCTGGATGGCGCGCGCGCCATTCTCAAGGAGCTGGCGGAGGACCCGCGCGTACTCAAGCAGCCGGCGCCGGTAGTGGTGGTCGCGGGGCTGGGCGAGAATTCGGTGACCCTGTCGCTGCGCCTGTGGACCGCCAACTCGGACTACTGGGCGGTGACCTTCATGCTCAATGAGCAGGTGCGCTCGCGTTTGCTCGACCACAGCATCGACCTGGCGCCGAGCAAAGTAGTGCGCGTGGTCAAAGGTGAAGAGGACGCGGTGCTGGCCGATTGA
- a CDS encoding cob(I)yrinic acid a,c-diamide adenosyltransferase, translated as MGNRLSKIYTRTGDAGETGLADGRRVPKHHPRVEAMGAVDELNSHLGLLLAGLHEARSSALEEVIGVLAPIQHRLFDLGGELAMPEYRALNDAEVERLEQVIDRWNEELGPLKNFILPGGSRLVALAHLCRAQARNAERRCQQLNAEEPLEGAGLRYLNRLSDLLFVAARFIARRQGVEEILWQAAEKPA; from the coding sequence ATGGGCAACCGCCTGTCGAAGATCTACACCCGCACCGGCGATGCCGGTGAGACCGGCCTGGCCGATGGCCGCCGCGTGCCCAAGCACCACCCGCGCGTGGAAGCCATGGGCGCCGTGGACGAGCTGAACAGCCACCTCGGCCTGCTGCTGGCAGGGCTGCACGAAGCGCGCAGCAGTGCGCTGGAAGAAGTGATCGGCGTACTGGCGCCGATCCAGCACCGCCTGTTCGACCTGGGCGGTGAATTGGCGATGCCGGAGTACCGTGCGCTGAACGACGCAGAAGTGGAGCGTCTGGAGCAGGTGATCGACCGCTGGAACGAGGAGCTCGGGCCGCTGAAGAACTTCATCCTGCCGGGCGGCTCGCGCCTGGTCGCTCTCGCCCACCTGTGCCGCGCCCAGGCGCGCAATGCCGAGCGCCGCTGTCAGCAGCTGAATGCCGAGGAACCGCTGGAAGGCGCAGGCCTGCGCTACCTGAACCGGCTATCCGACCTGCTGTTCGTCGCCGCACGCTTCATCGCCCGGCGCCAGGGCGTGGAAGAGATTCTCTGGCAGGCCGCCGAAAAGCCCGCTTGA
- the secA gene encoding preprotein translocase subunit SecA produces the protein MFAPLLKKLFGSKNEREVKRMVKQVQAINALEPQMVPLSDEQLKAKTEEFKARLAKGETLDQILPEAFAVAREAGKRVMGMRHFDVQLIGGMTLHEGKIAEMRTGEGKTLVGTLAVYLNALAGKGVHVVTVNDYLARRDANWMRPLYEFLGLTVGIVSPFQPPEEKRAAYAADITYGTNNEFGFDYLRDNMAFSLEDKFQRELNFAVVDEVDSILIDEARTPLIISGQAEDSSELYIKINKLIPRLKRHVEEVEGQVTQQGHFSIDEKTRQVELNEQGHQYIEELLTQNGLLAEGESLYSAHNLSLLTHVYAALRAHTLFHRNVEYIVQGDQVLLIDEHTGRTMPGRRLSEGLHQAIEAKENLPIQAESQTLASTTFQNYFRLYAKLAGMTGTADTEAFEFRQTYGLDVVVIPTHRPVARKDFNDLVYLTQDEKYAAIITDVQQCQALGRPILVGTASVETSEYVSQLLEKAGIEHKVLNAKYHEKEAEIIAQAGRPGSVTIATNMAGRGTDILLGGNWEVEVAALENPTDEQVAQIKADWQKRHQQVIESGGLHVIASERHESRRIDNQLRGRAGRQGDPGSSRFYLSLEDHLMRIFASDRVKNFMKALGMQPGEAIEHRMVTNAIEKAQRKVEGRNFDIRKQLLEFDDVANEQRKVIYHMRNTLLAADNIGETIVEFREETLNNTISEHIPPQSLPEQWDVAGLEASLYSDFGLKLPIQQWLDEDDKLYEETLREKILTELVAAYNEKEDLAGAEALRTFEKQMLLRVLDDLWKDHLSTMDHLRHGIHLRGYAQKNPKQEYKRESFNLFQELLNSIKRDTIRVLSFVQVRREDPAEEEARLRREAEEMAKRMQFQHAAAPSIDEVTGEPEEEGELATDNVVPMEPIRNEPKIGRNEPCPCGSGKKYKHCHGQVE, from the coding sequence ATGTTTGCGCCTTTGTTGAAAAAACTCTTTGGAAGCAAGAACGAGCGCGAAGTGAAGCGCATGGTCAAGCAGGTACAGGCCATCAATGCACTCGAGCCTCAGATGGTTCCGCTGTCCGATGAGCAACTGAAGGCCAAGACCGAAGAGTTCAAGGCGCGCCTGGCCAAGGGCGAGACCCTCGACCAGATCCTGCCCGAAGCCTTTGCCGTGGCCCGCGAGGCCGGCAAGCGCGTGATGGGCATGCGTCACTTCGACGTTCAGCTGATCGGCGGCATGACCCTGCACGAAGGCAAGATCGCCGAGATGCGTACCGGTGAGGGCAAGACCCTCGTGGGTACCCTGGCGGTCTACCTGAACGCCCTGGCCGGCAAAGGCGTGCATGTGGTCACCGTGAACGACTACCTGGCTCGCCGCGATGCCAACTGGATGCGCCCGCTGTATGAATTCCTCGGCCTGACCGTCGGCATCGTCAGCCCGTTCCAGCCGCCGGAGGAGAAACGCGCCGCCTACGCCGCCGACATCACCTACGGCACCAACAACGAATTCGGCTTCGACTACCTGCGCGACAACATGGCGTTCAGCCTGGAAGACAAGTTCCAGCGTGAACTGAACTTCGCCGTGGTCGACGAAGTGGACTCCATCCTCATCGACGAGGCGCGGACTCCGCTGATCATCTCCGGCCAGGCCGAAGACAGCTCCGAGCTGTACATCAAGATCAACAAGCTGATCCCGCGCCTGAAGCGCCACGTCGAGGAAGTCGAAGGCCAGGTGACCCAGCAGGGCCACTTCAGCATCGACGAGAAAACCCGTCAGGTGGAGCTGAACGAGCAGGGCCACCAGTACATCGAAGAGCTGCTTACCCAGAACGGCCTGCTGGCCGAGGGCGAGAGCCTCTACTCGGCGCACAATCTCAGCCTGCTGACCCACGTCTACGCCGCGCTGCGCGCCCACACCCTGTTCCACCGCAACGTCGAGTACATCGTCCAGGGCGACCAGGTCCTGCTGATCGACGAGCACACCGGCCGCACCATGCCGGGCCGCCGCCTCTCCGAGGGCCTGCACCAGGCCATCGAGGCGAAGGAAAACCTGCCGATCCAGGCCGAGAGCCAGACCCTGGCCTCCACCACCTTCCAGAACTACTTCCGCCTCTACGCCAAGCTGGCCGGCATGACCGGTACCGCCGACACCGAGGCGTTCGAATTCCGCCAGACCTACGGCCTGGACGTGGTGGTAATCCCGACCCACCGTCCGGTTGCCCGTAAGGACTTCAACGACCTGGTCTACCTGACCCAGGACGAGAAGTACGCCGCCATCATCACCGACGTGCAACAGTGCCAGGCGCTGGGCCGTCCGATCCTCGTGGGTACCGCCTCGGTCGAGACGTCCGAGTACGTTTCCCAGCTGCTGGAAAAAGCCGGGATCGAGCACAAGGTACTGAACGCCAAGTACCACGAGAAAGAAGCCGAGATCATCGCCCAGGCCGGTCGTCCGGGCTCGGTCACCATTGCCACCAACATGGCCGGTCGCGGTACCGACATCCTGCTCGGCGGCAACTGGGAAGTGGAAGTCGCCGCGCTGGAGAACCCCACCGACGAGCAGGTCGCGCAGATCAAGGCCGATTGGCAGAAGCGCCACCAGCAGGTCATCGAGTCGGGTGGCCTGCACGTGATCGCCTCCGAGCGCCACGAGTCCCGCCGTATCGACAACCAGCTGCGCGGCCGTGCCGGCCGTCAGGGCGACCCGGGCTCCAGCCGCTTCTACCTGTCGCTGGAAGACCACCTGATGCGCATCTTCGCCTCCGATCGGGTGAAGAACTTCATGAAAGCGCTGGGCATGCAGCCGGGCGAGGCCATCGAGCACCGCATGGTGACCAACGCCATCGAGAAGGCGCAGCGCAAGGTCGAAGGCCGCAACTTCGATATCCGCAAGCAACTGCTGGAGTTCGACGACGTCGCCAACGAGCAGCGCAAGGTGATCTACCACATGCGCAACACCCTGCTCGCGGCGGACAACATCGGCGAGACCATCGTCGAGTTCCGCGAAGAAACCCTGAACAACACCATCAGCGAGCACATCCCGCCGCAGTCGCTGCCCGAGCAGTGGGACGTCGCCGGCCTGGAAGCGTCGCTGTACAGCGATTTCGGTCTCAAGCTGCCGATCCAGCAGTGGCTGGACGAAGACGACAAGCTCTACGAAGAAACCCTGCGCGAGAAGATCCTCACCGAGCTGGTGGCTGCGTATAACGAGAAGGAAGACCTCGCCGGCGCCGAAGCCCTGCGTACCTTCGAGAAGCAAATGCTGCTGCGCGTGCTGGACGACCTGTGGAAGGACCACCTGTCCACCATGGATCACCTGCGTCACGGTATTCACCTGCGCGGCTATGCGCAGAAGAACCCGAAGCAGGAATACAAGCGCGAGTCCTTCAACCTGTTCCAGGAACTGCTGAACTCCATCAAGCGCGACACCATCCGCGTGCTGTCCTTCGTCCAGGTTCGCCGCGAAGACCCGGCCGAAGAAGAAGCCCGTCTGCGTCGCGAAGCCGAGGAAATGGCCAAGCGCATGCAGTTCCAGCATGCCGCCGCGCCGTCCATCGACGAGGTCACCGGCGAGCCGGAAGAAGAAGGCGAGCTGGCGACTGACAACGTGGTGCCGATGGAACCCATCCGCAACGAACCGAAGATCGGCCGCAACGAGCCGTGCCCCTGCGGTTCGGGCAAGAAGTACAAGCACTGCCACGGTCAGGTGGAATAA
- a CDS encoding YajQ family cyclic di-GMP-binding protein yields MPSFDVVSELDKHELTNALDNAVKELDRRFDLKGKCSFEAKDKSITLTAEADFMLEQMLDILRSSLVKRKIDAQCMEVKDSFASGKVVKQEVDFREGIDKDLAKKIVALIKDKKLKVQAAIQGEQVRVTGKKRDDLQEAIALLRGESLGMPLQFNNFRD; encoded by the coding sequence ATGCCTTCGTTCGACGTGGTGTCCGAACTGGACAAACACGAACTGACCAACGCCCTGGACAATGCCGTCAAGGAACTGGACCGCCGTTTCGACCTGAAGGGCAAGTGCAGCTTCGAGGCCAAGGACAAGTCCATCACCCTGACCGCCGAGGCGGACTTCATGCTCGAGCAGATGCTCGACATTCTCCGCTCCAGCCTGGTGAAGCGGAAGATCGACGCACAGTGCATGGAGGTCAAGGATTCCTTCGCTTCCGGCAAGGTGGTCAAGCAGGAAGTCGATTTCCGCGAGGGCATCGACAAGGATCTGGCGAAGAAGATCGTCGCCCTGATCAAGGACAAGAAGCTCAAGGTCCAGGCCGCCATCCAGGGTGAGCAGGTGCGTGTCACCGGCAAGAAGCGCGACGACCTGCAGGAGGCCATCGCGCTGCTGCGCGGCGAGTCCCTGGGTATGCCCCTGCAATTCAATAATTTCCGCGACTGA
- a CDS encoding glutathione S-transferase family protein has protein sequence MSLTLIIGSKNVSSWSLRGWLAMQLTGAEFEEILIPLGGQDTARRIREHSPSGKVPALKCEHGLIWDSLSIAEYLAERFPEAHLWPRGEAARALARTVCAEMHSGFMALRSHMPMDIQRNQPLAEVPEAVEADIARVVELWALCRQQFGQDGPFLFGHASIADAFYAPVATRLRSYCVTLPIEAQNYVDAIYAWPAFRPWLDAAMVERA, from the coding sequence ATGTCCCTCACCCTGATCATCGGCAGCAAGAACGTCTCCTCCTGGTCCCTGCGCGGCTGGCTGGCCATGCAGCTCACCGGCGCCGAGTTCGAGGAAATCCTGATTCCCCTCGGAGGCCAGGACACTGCGCGGCGCATCCGCGAGCACTCGCCCAGCGGCAAGGTGCCGGCGCTCAAGTGCGAGCACGGGCTGATCTGGGATTCCCTGTCGATCGCCGAATACCTCGCCGAACGTTTTCCCGAAGCCCACCTCTGGCCCCGTGGTGAAGCGGCCCGCGCCCTTGCGCGCACGGTTTGCGCCGAAATGCACAGTGGCTTCATGGCGCTGCGCTCGCACATGCCTATGGACATTCAGCGCAACCAGCCGCTGGCGGAAGTGCCCGAGGCCGTGGAGGCGGATATCGCCCGCGTCGTCGAGTTGTGGGCGCTGTGCCGCCAGCAGTTCGGCCAGGACGGCCCGTTCCTGTTCGGCCACGCCAGCATTGCCGATGCGTTCTACGCGCCTGTCGCCACGCGCCTGCGTAGCTACTGCGTAACCCTGCCCATCGAGGCGCAGAACTACGTCGATGCCATCTACGCCTGGCCGGCCTTCCGCCCCTGGCTGGACGCGGCGATGGTCGAACGCGCCTGA
- a CDS encoding Nudix family hydrolase encodes MKRVHVAAAVIRGLDGRVLIARRPDDKHQGGLWEFPGGKVEEGEAVQVALARELKEELGIDVEQARPLIRVQHDYSDKHVLLDVWEVSAFSGAPHGAEGQPLAWVAPRDLPDYEFPAANEPIVQAARLPDRYLITPEGLEIPQLVQGVRAAVASGIRLVQLRAPNMYSPEYRDLAVDVQGLCAGKAQLMLKGPLEWLGDFPAAGWHLTSEQLRKYAPNGRPFPRERLLAASCHNAEELELATRMGVDFVTLSPVQPTESHPGEPALGWDAAAELIDGFNQPVFLLGGVGPQDLERAWQTGAQGVAGIRAFWPKIDQPSS; translated from the coding sequence GTGAAACGAGTACATGTCGCCGCCGCCGTGATTCGCGGACTCGATGGCCGGGTGCTGATCGCCCGCCGTCCGGACGACAAGCACCAGGGCGGTCTCTGGGAGTTTCCCGGTGGCAAGGTGGAAGAGGGCGAGGCGGTGCAGGTCGCCCTCGCTCGCGAGCTGAAGGAAGAGCTGGGCATCGACGTCGAGCAGGCGCGTCCGCTGATCCGTGTGCAGCACGACTACAGCGACAAGCACGTGCTACTGGATGTCTGGGAAGTCTCCGCCTTCTCTGGCGCGCCCCACGGCGCCGAGGGTCAGCCGCTGGCCTGGGTTGCCCCGCGCGACCTGCCGGACTACGAATTCCCGGCGGCCAACGAACCCATCGTGCAGGCCGCACGCCTGCCGGATCGCTACCTGATCACCCCGGAAGGCCTGGAAATCCCGCAACTGGTGCAGGGCGTGCGCGCTGCAGTCGCTAGCGGCATCCGCCTGGTTCAGTTGCGCGCGCCGAACATGTACAGCCCCGAGTACCGCGATCTCGCGGTGGACGTGCAGGGCCTGTGCGCCGGCAAGGCGCAGCTGATGCTCAAGGGCCCGCTGGAATGGCTGGGAGATTTCCCGGCGGCCGGCTGGCACCTGACGTCTGAGCAACTGCGCAAATACGCGCCCAATGGCCGTCCGTTCCCGCGTGAGCGTCTGCTGGCGGCTTCCTGCCACAACGCCGAGGAACTGGAACTGGCCACCCGCATGGGCGTGGATTTCGTCACCCTGTCGCCGGTGCAGCCCACCGAGAGTCATCCTGGCGAGCCCGCGCTGGGCTGGGACGCGGCCGCTGAGCTGATCGATGGCTTCAACCAGCCGGTGTTCCTGCTCGGCGGTGTCGGCCCGCAGGACCTGGAGCGCGCCTGGCAGACCGGAGCCCAGGGCGTGGCGGGGATTCGCGCGTTCTGGCCGAAGATCGATCAACCGTCGAGCTGA